The proteins below are encoded in one region of Holophagaceae bacterium:
- a CDS encoding NADP-dependent malic enzyme, protein MMRKQEALDYHSQGRRGKIEVVPTKPTSTARDLGLAYTPGVAEPCLEIEKNPEDAYKYTAKGNLVAVISNGTAVLGLGHIGALAGKPVMEGKGVLFKRFADIDVFDIEVNELDTEKFIQIVKALEPTFGGINLEDIKAPECFEIEKRLKAEMNIPVFHDDQHGTAIICTAALFNACELVGKNLGELKVVFSGAGAAAIACANMMIAAGVKLENLWLCDTKGLVYEGRTEGMNKYKEKFKKPTAARSLGDIIPGADVFVGCSAKGVLTPEMVLSMAPNPIVFAMANPDPEIDYPTAKAVRSDIIMATGRSDYPNQVNNVLGFPFIFRGALDCRATEINEAMKLAAAKALAALAKADVPESVSKAYAGQKFTFGREYIIPKPFDPRVLLWVAPAVAKAAMDTGVAKAPIADFTKYVEHLEGLQGRSKDVIRTVLHRAKEDPKRIVFPEGDHPQILKACQTMVDEGICIPILLGHVDKIRSLIAELHLDLRDVEILDPELVEWRPAAVELYYELRKRKGVTRFEADRQTMRRIVFGALMCRMGRADGLVSGLTQHYPETIRPCLEIIGPKEGVRKVCGVYTLVLKNRVVFFADTTMNVEPTAEELAEIAILTADLAQNRFGIEPRVAMLSYSNFGSVTHPIAKKMQEAAHLVQMQRPDLHCDGEMQADTALSADILAENYPWADVQGGANVLIFPGLSSGNIAYKLIQRLAGAEVIGPITCGMKQPTNILQLHSDLNDILHLTALTVVEAQQKA, encoded by the coding sequence ATGATGCGCAAGCAGGAAGCCCTTGACTACCATTCCCAGGGCCGCCGAGGAAAGATCGAGGTGGTCCCTACCAAACCCACCAGCACCGCGCGGGACCTGGGGCTGGCCTACACGCCCGGCGTAGCCGAACCCTGCCTGGAGATCGAGAAGAATCCCGAGGACGCCTACAAGTACACGGCCAAGGGGAACCTGGTGGCGGTCATCTCCAACGGCACCGCGGTGCTGGGGCTGGGACACATCGGCGCGCTGGCCGGCAAGCCGGTCATGGAGGGGAAAGGCGTCCTGTTCAAGCGTTTCGCGGACATCGACGTGTTCGATATCGAAGTCAATGAACTGGACACCGAGAAGTTCATCCAGATCGTCAAGGCCCTGGAACCCACCTTCGGGGGCATCAACCTGGAGGACATCAAGGCGCCGGAGTGCTTTGAAATCGAGAAGCGGCTCAAGGCGGAGATGAACATCCCGGTCTTCCACGACGACCAGCACGGCACCGCGATCATCTGCACCGCGGCGCTGTTCAATGCCTGCGAGCTGGTGGGGAAGAACCTCGGCGAGCTGAAGGTCGTGTTCAGCGGGGCGGGAGCGGCGGCCATCGCGTGCGCCAACATGATGATCGCGGCCGGCGTGAAGCTGGAAAACCTCTGGCTCTGCGACACCAAAGGCCTCGTGTATGAAGGCCGGACGGAAGGGATGAACAAGTACAAGGAGAAGTTCAAGAAACCCACGGCCGCGCGCAGCCTCGGGGACATCATCCCGGGCGCCGATGTATTCGTGGGCTGCTCCGCCAAAGGCGTGCTGACGCCGGAAATGGTGCTTTCCATGGCGCCGAACCCCATCGTCTTCGCCATGGCCAACCCGGATCCGGAAATCGACTATCCGACCGCCAAGGCCGTCCGCAGCGACATCATCATGGCCACCGGCCGCAGCGACTACCCCAATCAGGTGAACAACGTCCTGGGCTTCCCGTTCATCTTCCGGGGCGCCCTGGATTGCCGGGCCACGGAAATTAACGAGGCCATGAAGCTGGCCGCTGCGAAAGCGCTGGCGGCCCTCGCGAAGGCGGACGTTCCTGAAAGCGTGTCGAAGGCTTACGCCGGGCAGAAGTTCACCTTCGGCCGCGAATACATCATTCCCAAGCCATTCGATCCCCGCGTGCTGCTCTGGGTCGCCCCGGCCGTGGCCAAGGCCGCCATGGACACCGGTGTGGCCAAGGCGCCCATTGCCGATTTCACCAAGTACGTCGAACACCTGGAGGGGCTGCAGGGCCGCAGCAAGGACGTGATCCGCACGGTGCTGCACCGCGCCAAGGAAGACCCCAAGCGCATCGTCTTCCCCGAAGGCGACCACCCGCAGATCCTGAAGGCCTGCCAGACCATGGTGGATGAAGGCATCTGCATTCCGATCCTGCTCGGCCACGTGGATAAGATCCGCAGCCTCATCGCGGAGCTGCATCTCGATCTTCGGGATGTGGAAATCCTGGATCCGGAATTGGTGGAGTGGCGGCCGGCCGCCGTCGAGCTCTATTACGAGCTGCGAAAGCGCAAGGGCGTCACGCGCTTCGAGGCGGACCGGCAGACCATGCGCCGCATCGTCTTCGGCGCCCTGATGTGCCGCATGGGCCGGGCGGACGGCCTGGTGTCGGGCCTGACCCAGCACTATCCCGAGACCATCCGACCCTGCCTTGAAATCATCGGTCCGAAAGAGGGTGTGCGGAAAGTCTGCGGTGTCTACACCCTGGTGCTCAAGAACCGCGTGGTCTTCTTCGCGGACACCACCATGAATGTCGAACCCACGGCCGAGGAACTGGCGGAGATCGCGATCCTCACCGCGGATCTGGCGCAGAACCGGTTCGGCATCGAACCGCGGGTCGCCATGCTCTCCTACAGCAATTTCGGCAGCGTCACCCATCCCATCGCCAAGAAGATGCAGGAGGCCGCCCACCTCGTGCAGATGCAGCGCCCGGACCTCCATTGCGATGGTGAAATGCAGGCCGACACGGCCCTCAGCGCTGACATCCTGGCGGAGAACTATCCCTGGGCCGATGTCCAGGGCGGCGCCAACGTGCTCATCTTCCCCGGCCTTTCGAGCGGGAACATCGCCTACAAGCTCATCCAGCGCCTTGCCGGGGCCGAAGTCATCGGCCCCATCACCTGCGGCATGAAACAGCCGACGAACATCCTGCAGCTGCACAGCGACTTGAATGACATCCTGCACCTGACCGCGTTGACCGTGGTGGAGGCGCAGCAGAAGGCTTGA
- a CDS encoding transglutaminase family protein, with the protein MSLHEFLLRDPGCGQLAEGAMHAVAPLLEDPDPSPCLGLLEHWADRLAGRMPLPWDTMEALDAVNDYLFRHVGLRGDRESYEDPRNAVLPLVISRRRGLPISLSIVWIDVARRLGLDAVGIGLPGHFLAGLRSTGGLLCIDPFHGGRAVGEEEAADLVARATSNRVSFKPDMLKPTPHRAIITRLVRNLHLRFMKSGAWEEALWTSTHLQLLDPDDSLPYKERGLVHLRRGEAVKALDDFRAAMDRSDGSDPELVKWMEKLERG; encoded by the coding sequence ATGTCTCTCCATGAGTTCCTGCTGCGCGATCCAGGCTGCGGACAGCTGGCGGAAGGAGCCATGCACGCCGTCGCACCGCTGCTGGAGGATCCCGATCCGAGCCCGTGCCTGGGCCTGCTCGAACACTGGGCCGATCGGCTGGCGGGGCGCATGCCCCTGCCCTGGGACACGATGGAGGCCCTGGACGCGGTGAATGACTATCTCTTCCGCCACGTGGGCCTCCGTGGCGACCGGGAGTCCTATGAGGATCCCCGCAACGCGGTGCTGCCCCTGGTGATCTCGCGTCGGCGCGGCCTGCCGATTTCCCTTTCAATCGTCTGGATCGACGTGGCCAGGCGCCTGGGCCTGGATGCCGTCGGCATCGGGCTGCCTGGCCATTTTCTCGCGGGGCTGCGGTCAACCGGAGGACTGCTCTGCATTGATCCTTTCCACGGCGGCCGCGCCGTCGGCGAAGAGGAGGCCGCGGACCTGGTCGCCCGGGCGACTTCGAACCGGGTCAGCTTCAAACCCGACATGCTGAAACCCACGCCCCACCGCGCCATCATCACGCGCCTGGTCCGCAACCTGCATCTGCGTTTCATGAAATCCGGAGCCTGGGAGGAAGCCCTGTGGACTTCCACCCATCTCCAGCTCCTCGACCCGGACGATAGCCTGCCCTACAAGGAACGCGGCCTGGTCCACCTCAGGCGCGGCGAAGCGGTGAAGGCCCTGGATGATTTCCGCGCGGCCATGGACCGCAGCGATGGGAGCGATCCAGAGCTCGTGAAATGGATGGAGAAGCTGGAACGCGGATGA